From Chryseobacterium sp. IHB B 17019, one genomic window encodes:
- a CDS encoding YraN family protein yields MASHNDLGKKAEDLAAEFLQKNGYKVLIRNFRFQKAEIDIIAEKDNLIIITEVKARSTDAFMLPQEAVNKRKISLIVSAANNYLEEFNKNQEVRFDIISVLPDEKGRLVIEHIQDAFEAFDAN; encoded by the coding sequence ATGGCTTCACACAACGATTTAGGAAAGAAAGCAGAAGATCTTGCAGCAGAATTTCTACAGAAAAACGGCTATAAAGTCTTAATAAGAAACTTCCGTTTTCAAAAAGCGGAAATAGACATCATTGCTGAAAAAGATAATTTAATTATTATTACAGAAGTAAAAGCACGTTCAACAGATGCTTTTATGTTGCCTCAGGAAGCCGTTAACAAAAGGAAAATTTCATTAATAGTCTCCGCAGCGAACAATTATCTGGAAGAATTTAATAAAAACCAGGAAGTAAGATTTGACATAATTTCTGTTCTTCCGGATGAAAAAGGAAGATTAGTTATCGAACATATTCAGGATGCTTTTGAAGCATTCGATGCCAATTGA
- a CDS encoding S66 peptidase family protein, with product MKKIFPKSLKKGDKIAIISPAGAVDETQLQKGIEMIKNKGYEPILGEHLYTKFSNGYNYAGTEQERIKDLNWALNDNEISAIWASRGGYGCQHLVESLNLKNFIKNQKWYIGYSDNTVIQSYLLKKGFASIHGQTVKTSSFGVTEESYDLIFDILKGKKLKYNLESHQFNKNGNIEGELIGGNLALIYALLGTKYSFDFKDKILFIEDIGENFYALDRMIMSLELAGVFKKISGLIVGGMTNMGDEKDNKQYEESFDEFTYQLISDRISKYKFPVVFGFPNGHIKDNRPLIIGGNVKVKVEDKVKIEF from the coding sequence ATGAAAAAAATCTTTCCAAAATCCCTTAAAAAAGGTGATAAAATAGCCATTATTTCCCCTGCCGGAGCCGTAGATGAGACTCAGCTTCAAAAGGGAATCGAAATGATTAAAAACAAAGGTTACGAACCCATTTTAGGAGAACATCTTTATACTAAGTTTTCCAACGGCTACAATTACGCAGGAACAGAACAGGAAAGAATAAAAGACCTCAATTGGGCCTTAAATGACAACGAAATTTCTGCAATTTGGGCTTCCAGAGGCGGTTACGGATGTCAGCATTTAGTTGAAAGCTTAAACTTAAAAAATTTCATTAAAAATCAAAAATGGTACATCGGTTATTCTGATAACACGGTGATCCAAAGTTATTTATTGAAAAAAGGGTTCGCTTCCATTCACGGACAAACCGTTAAAACTTCCAGCTTTGGAGTAACGGAAGAAAGCTATGATCTTATTTTTGATATTTTAAAGGGTAAAAAGCTAAAATATAACCTTGAGTCGCATCAATTTAATAAGAATGGAAATATTGAAGGAGAATTGATTGGAGGAAATTTAGCCTTAATTTATGCGCTTTTAGGAACAAAATATTCTTTTGATTTTAAAGATAAAATTTTATTCATTGAAGATATCGGCGAAAATTTTTACGCGCTCGACCGAATGATTATGAGCTTGGAACTGGCAGGTGTTTTTAAAAAAATATCAGGATTAATTGTTGGCGGAATGACCAATATGGGCGATGAAAAAGACAATAAACAATACGAAGAAAGCTTCGATGAATTTACCTATCAATTAATTTCAGACAGAATTTCAAAATACAAGTTTCCGGTAGTTTTTGGCTTTCCAAATGGTCATATCAAAGACAACCGACCGCTGATTATCGGTGGAAATGTGAAGGTAAAAGTTGAGGATAAGGTTAAGATTGAGTTTTAA
- the rnr gene encoding ribonuclease R, with protein MPKKRKYISQKNDHKLQEIGRLILRFMNENSTKIYNYKQIADGIDHKNPRQRELVIQALHKLQADERIKETEKGKYIVNLNIKGTLTGTIDFNQSGNAYVSVEGLEDDIFIHSKNVKDALQGDKVLIVTYTYKGKKLEGSVLEVLERTRTEFVGTLQVVTHKDFGFVVCDKKTINTDIFIPKGKFGGAEDGDKVVVKMTEWKPGDKNPEGEIIQVLGAPGEHETEIHSILAEYGLPYEFPEEVERDADKIDRSINDEEVAKRWDMRGITTFTIDPKDAKDFDDALSIRKLENGNWEIGVHIADVSHYVVPGTILDDEAYQRATSIYLVDRVVPMLPEVLSNDVCSLRPNEDKFTFSAVFELDDDAKIHKQWFGRTVIHSDRRFSYEEAQERIETKQGDLQEEINVLDRLAKIMRAERIRNGAITFDRSEVRFNLDEKNEPVGVYFKISKDSNHLIEEFMLLANKKVSEFVSLNKRGEISQNTFIYRIHDDPDPAKLESLRDFVSTFGYKMDLANTKKVAESLNRLLHDVKGKGEENMIETLAMRSMSKAVYSTEPIGHYGLGFDFYSHFTSPIRRYPDLIAHRLLQHYLDGGKSPNKAELEEKAKHCSSMERLAADAERDSIKYMQVKFMEKHLGETFNGVISGVAEFGFWVEIPENGAEGLIKLRDLVDDSYTYDSKTHAVYGSRHGKRYQLGDNVQIKVVKANLIQKQLDFKIVD; from the coding sequence ATGCCAAAAAAAAGAAAATATATAAGTCAGAAAAATGATCATAAATTACAGGAAATAGGAAGACTTATTCTGCGTTTTATGAATGAAAATTCTACGAAGATCTATAATTATAAGCAGATCGCGGACGGAATAGATCACAAAAATCCAAGACAGAGAGAGCTTGTTATCCAGGCTTTGCATAAGCTTCAGGCTGATGAAAGGATTAAAGAAACAGAAAAAGGAAAATATATCGTAAACCTTAATATAAAAGGAACACTTACCGGAACTATAGATTTCAACCAATCCGGGAATGCCTACGTAAGTGTCGAAGGACTGGAAGATGATATTTTTATCCATTCCAAAAATGTAAAAGATGCGTTACAGGGTGATAAAGTTTTAATCGTAACCTATACTTATAAAGGAAAAAAACTGGAAGGTTCTGTTTTGGAAGTTCTGGAAAGAACAAGAACGGAATTTGTAGGAACTTTACAGGTGGTTACCCATAAAGATTTCGGATTTGTTGTTTGTGATAAAAAGACAATAAATACAGATATTTTTATTCCTAAAGGAAAATTCGGGGGTGCGGAAGACGGCGATAAAGTAGTCGTAAAAATGACAGAATGGAAACCCGGCGACAAAAATCCTGAAGGTGAAATTATCCAGGTTTTAGGAGCTCCCGGTGAGCATGAAACGGAGATTCACTCTATTCTTGCAGAGTACGGCTTACCATACGAATTCCCTGAAGAAGTTGAAAGAGATGCCGATAAAATTGACAGAAGTATCAATGATGAAGAAGTAGCAAAACGTTGGGATATGCGTGGAATTACGACCTTCACCATTGACCCGAAAGATGCAAAAGACTTTGATGATGCCTTGTCAATCAGGAAGTTAGAAAACGGGAACTGGGAAATTGGTGTTCATATTGCGGACGTTTCACATTATGTGGTTCCCGGAACTATTTTAGATGATGAAGCCTATCAGAGAGCGACTTCAATTTACCTTGTAGACCGCGTTGTACCGATGCTTCCGGAAGTTTTGAGTAATGATGTTTGTTCACTTCGTCCGAATGAAGATAAATTCACATTCTCTGCTGTTTTTGAACTGGATGATGATGCAAAAATTCATAAACAATGGTTTGGAAGAACGGTTATTCATTCTGACAGAAGATTCTCGTATGAGGAAGCTCAGGAAAGAATTGAAACAAAACAGGGTGATCTTCAGGAAGAAATCAATGTGTTGGACAGATTAGCGAAAATCATGCGAGCAGAACGTATCAGAAACGGTGCAATTACGTTCGACAGAAGCGAAGTTCGATTTAATTTAGATGAAAAAAATGAGCCGGTGGGTGTCTACTTTAAAATAAGTAAAGATTCAAATCATTTGATTGAAGAATTCATGCTGCTTGCGAATAAAAAAGTATCTGAATTTGTTTCTTTAAATAAAAGAGGAGAAATCTCTCAGAATACATTTATTTACAGGATTCATGATGATCCGGATCCTGCAAAACTGGAATCTTTAAGAGATTTTGTTTCCACTTTCGGATATAAAATGGATCTTGCCAATACCAAAAAAGTTGCCGAATCATTAAACAGATTATTGCACGACGTAAAAGGAAAAGGCGAAGAAAATATGATCGAAACACTAGCGATGAGAAGTATGAGCAAAGCAGTATACTCAACGGAGCCTATTGGTCACTACGGGCTTGGTTTTGATTTCTATTCTCACTTTACCTCTCCTATCCGTCGTTATCCGGATTTGATTGCACACCGTTTGCTTCAACATTATCTGGATGGAGGAAAATCTCCAAACAAAGCAGAGCTTGAAGAAAAAGCAAAGCATTGCAGCTCCATGGAAAGATTGGCGGCCGATGCAGAAAGGGATTCTATCAAATACATGCAGGTGAAATTCATGGAAAAACATTTGGGAGAAACTTTCAATGGAGTAATTTCCGGTGTTGCTGAATTTGGTTTCTGGGTAGAAATCCCTGAAAATGGTGCAGAAGGCTTGATTAAATTAAGAGATTTAGTGGACGATTCTTATACCTATGATTCCAAAACTCATGCAGTATACGGCTCGAGACACGGAAAAAGATACCAATTGGGAGATAATGTTCAGATAAAAGTTGTGAAGGCAAACTTGATTCAAAAGCAGTTAGATTTCAAGATTGTTGATTAA
- a CDS encoding LysE family translocator, translating to MFELILSAIVLGFMLSLVFIGPIFFLLIETSFSRGPKHALALDIGVISADLLCILAAYYASADIVTLIDKHPGFYRITAILIFIYGIVMMVTKTKMHMPGEERIINQNYFKTFINGFFFNLLNVGVILFWLVTVISVRNQYPDTGNFIFYISIVIATYLCIDLAKIFLAKQFHDKLTQRLANQIRRIVGGILIVFSFFIFLQSFKKFNQFDRQLEEAEKTEVKYQKTK from the coding sequence ATGTTTGAACTTATATTATCTGCTATTGTATTGGGATTCATGTTGAGTCTGGTTTTTATAGGACCTATTTTTTTCCTGCTCATAGAAACCAGTTTTTCAAGAGGCCCAAAACATGCCCTGGCCTTGGATATCGGCGTTATTTCTGCAGATCTTCTGTGTATTTTGGCGGCCTATTATGCAAGTGCAGATATTGTTACTTTAATAGACAAACATCCTGGTTTTTACAGGATTACAGCAATACTTATTTTTATATACGGCATCGTGATGATGGTTACCAAAACCAAGATGCACATGCCCGGCGAAGAAAGAATCATTAATCAGAATTATTTTAAAACATTCATTAATGGTTTTTTCTTTAATCTTTTAAATGTAGGAGTAATCCTTTTCTGGCTGGTAACGGTGATTTCCGTAAGGAATCAATATCCGGATACCGGCAATTTTATTTTTTACATCAGCATTGTTATTGCCACTTACCTTTGTATTGACCTTGCAAAGATCTTTCTGGCAAAGCAATTCCACGATAAATTGACACAAAGACTTGCCAACCAGATCAGAAGAATTGTTGGCGGAATCCTCATCGTTTTCAGCTTCTTTATTTTCCTGCAAAGCTTCAAAAAATTCAATCAATTCGATAGGCAATTGGAAGAAGCCGAAAAAACTGAAGTAAAATATCAAAAGACCAAATGA